From the Candidatus Latescibacter sp. genome, the window TGGTGGGAGTAGGGGGCGCCGGAGGGAACGCAATAAACCGTATGATAAACTCCAACCTGAAAGGGGTTGATTTTATCGCGGTCAATACCGACAAGCAGGCTTTGAACATTAATCAGGCGAACACCAAAATCGCAATCGGTACCAACCTCACCCGCGGTCTTGGCGCCGGGGGGGATCCCGAAATAGGGCGCAAAGCCATCGAGGAATCACGGGAAAAAATATCCGCAGCTTTGAACGGGGCGGACATGATATTTATCACCGCGGGCATGGGAGGCGGAACCGGAACCGGCGCCGCTCCGGTCATTGCCCAGATGGCTCGGGAAATGGGCGTCCTTTCTGTCGGAGTGGTTACCAAACCGTTCCTTTTCGAGGGCGGAAACCGTCAAAATGCGGCCTTACGGGGCATCAACGCCCTCAAGGAGGTAGTTGATACACTCATCGTGGTGCCGAATCAGAAACTCCTTGCAATCGCCGACCGTAACATGCCGTTCACCGAGGCGTTCAAGATGGCCGACGATGTGCTCCTGAAAGCCACCAAAGGGATTTCTGACATTATCAATGTACCCGGCATCGTCAATGTCGATTTCATGGATGTCCGTTCGATCATGAGCGAGATGGGCGATGCCATCATGGGAACGGGAATTGCCAGGGGCGAAAACCGGGGCCGTGAAGCCGCCGAGCAGGCAATCAACAGCCCGCTTCTGGAAAATATCACCATCCACGGCGCCCGCGGCGTGCTGATCAACATTACCGGCGGACCGACCATGGGGCTTTACGACATAGACCAGGCGGCTACACTCATCCATGAGGAAGCCGGAGAAAACGCCAATATCATCTTCGGCGCAGTGCTCGATGAACAGATGACCGACGAGATCAGGGTCACTGTAATTGCCACAGGATTTAATTCCACA encodes:
- the ftsZ gene encoding cell division protein FtsZ, whose product is MDIDIDLEMFPLTNIKVVGVGGAGGNAINRMINSNLKGVDFIAVNTDKQALNINQANTKIAIGTNLTRGLGAGGDPEIGRKAIEESREKISAALNGADMIFITAGMGGGTGTGAAPVIAQMAREMGVLSVGVVTKPFLFEGGNRQNAALRGINALKEVVDTLIVVPNQKLLAIADRNMPFTEAFKMADDVLLKATKGISDIINVPGIVNVDFMDVRSIMSEMGDAIMGTGIARGENRGREAAEQAINSPLLENITIHGARGVLINITGGPTMGLYDIDQAATLIHEEAGENANIIFGAVLDEQMTDEIRVTVIATGFNSTGVQRVPGVISESATIVDFIDRTAATISLDKTDKEAVGFSFEERQQRVAANSQVKTFDRGSKSSLTYPTFLRRQAD